The DNA sequence ATATCAACGTATAAAATCAAGATTTCAGATATCTACTTGATGTAATATAATCTGTTTGTTGCACTTCTTCACGTATATAGATAATATAAAGTCGAAATTTCAAATTGTTGTTTCTCCTTAAGAACGTATGAAAATAACCTACAAAAAgatttttttcactaaaattgaaACAATATTGATACAACCAACAATTGAATAGTCTAAATTAGTTACGTTGAGAACTAATGCAGTAAGTATATAGTAATTCGTATATTTCAAAAGCATGACTCTGAccaaatattaaagtaatatcTTTCACTATCCTTTAGGATTATACATAGTTATCAATCCCAAATAATTGTACATAGTACCAATCCCTGAAAACATTAAATGACCACTTCACTGagttttgaaatggactaaATAGTTTActatacacaaaaataaaataagacaaacaGTAAAAAGATAACTACTAAAAGCGAGAAAAGAACGAGAGCAGAAAATTGAGGCATGCAAGGCatgaaactgaaaaaaaaaaagcaagcaCGGCTGGTGAACCCAAGGGCCTGGCCAGACTTTGGTGAGAAGTGGGCCCAATCCAATCAAAAAGCTGAAAAGTATGTGAGACGGTGCCTAATAGATACGGAAGTGATGATTGGTCAAAAATTGACCATTATAATTTAACCAAGAGTCATGTTGGACAATCCCGTGATTCAAAGTCATGTCAAAAATAGCTTAACATGTGAAACGTGTCATTCTATTTTAaggttttaaactttaaatttcaaGTTATTGTTTatgtcttatatttttcttccttggatatattttagaatattttatctagatagtaaaataaaaagttaataagtATTACAGAACATTTAATTAcatattaagttaaaaaaaaaacatttatatatacatacatacttTGATAAAGGAATTGTTTCATAATATGAGCTTTTCCAGTTTACATGAATAACAAAAACCAAACATAGATATAGAGGCATGCACACAAAATTTATGCTAAagaacaatgataataataaactggttgtaaataaaatatgataatattaatattactttatgtaattcataataataataataataataataaataacaataataataattattattattataaaatatatgggcagtaaaaagatattttattaatatttttaataattccATATTTTTATTGACTACAGTAATTATTAGTTattgtataataatataaaatatagatataacTTTATCACagcataattaataatagtaacactaatcgtgtgtgtgtgtgtgtgaaattaaaatataacataacataacataatataatataatatacaattaattattttgtttttgtatatataatattctcccgtcagttttaataaaaaattatttattgcaTAAGCAACGATTTCTTCCGTGAATCCTCACCACAAAAATTGTCTTAAATCTAAAAGCAAAGCAATTACATGGAGATCTGAGTACACGACTATGactaaatgattttttttttgaaaacatgtTATCATAAGCACATGTGCAGGTTATTCAGCAGCAGTAATCCAGATATAAAATACGAAAACTTACCTATTACCATTCATGCAAAACTGTATGGACCCAACAGATAACGCATAGACAGCCTCAATTGCATAAGTTGACAAACCCTCCTTTGTATCATCCATAGATTTCAACAACTTCATCCAACAGCTGAGTAAAGGGGGGCATTTTCTCCATTCAGCTACACTGGAGACACTATAATTCATATTCCTATCACCTTTCTGAGGATCGAGTTCATAAGAAAGAGAGTGGATACCCAAATGAGTAGTTccaaatgccatttggccttcaCCACAAGATGCTAATTCTTTGAAAGCTGTAAGACAAGCCAGTAACTCTTTTCCAACAGGCAGGACCTTGAAACAACAGAATTCTTAGTTTACAACTATACAGTGACTAGTAAGACAACTGAATTTTGGCACCCCTTTTCCCAAGGACAAGTAAAGACAAATCATTAtcaacaaaaaatctaattagaTCTACAAGTACATACAGAAAGTATTGAGAGTCACCTGACAACCCTTCAAAATATATCGTAAAATTAGGGCACAATCTTCATCactcattttttcaaaatttttactGCCAGAACACCAAAAAAATCATCACTGAGTTGTAAAACttgaataaaacataatatttacaGGAATGTAAACTGCTCACAAGTCATGTCTTTGAGGGTAATGTTCAGAAGTTTCAGAATGAAAAAGGAGCATGATAAACTTGAATATTGGGAGACaccaattataaatattaaagctGCATCTTGCAGAACTTCTATCCGGAGTCTGCTTTCCATCatcaataataacaaaacaTCTATCCAGTAGTTTAGTTAGGATCTGAAGAGTGCCCTCCCTCAACAATAGGGCCTGACAGAGAGAAAGTGTACCAGCTTTAAAACTGCATCGGTAATTATAATCATATCAAAAGTAAGAGACAAGAACAAATGGAAAAGCAGATAAATCACCTTTCCAAGTGGATGCTCCAACAGGCTTACAAGAAAATCAAGAAGCctcaaaatctaaaaataaagaaacaaaattcctcaaaatgtcaaagtaaaaagaaagaaatacaaGATACAAATTTTAGGGGCAGAAAGGAATCTTACCTTGTATGCATCTGTATCTGATGGAGATGATGATTCCGAAACATGATGAATAATTGAGGACAACACTGGTTTTATAAGCATGGATGCATACTTAGGATTTTGGCAGGAGATTCGAATAACGAAAACCCGCAGAAGATCTTGAATGACCCCTAATGCCTGCCAAAAAATgagagcaacaaaaaatcaTTCACGCAAGCTCCACCAATGATGCCTACTCTGTATTAGAAATTTGGAAGTTCATATTTAGGAATAAACTACATACAGAAATTGCATAATGTTCTATAATCTCAGCAATTTTGTCAAGATGTGGCCCCAGCTGACCAACCAGTTTCTCAAGGTGTCCAGATTCCAAATACCAGTTGACATGTCTCTCCTTCTGAGGCCCTAATATGGTTCCAATACCCAACATTCTTCGTGCAGTTAACAACGGCATTCCACTAGTCCAAAGCCATATATCTTCTTCAGGAAATAAATCACTCTTGAAATAGAAAACAAGACCAGAGGAGTTAATCATACAAACAGTCCAGTAATCTTATTGTACACAgcctaaaaataaaaacataaatttaagaatGGAAAAGCACCAAGCAATGTATAGTTTTGATGAAAACCATCAACAACACAACCTTGCATAGTAAAACTTCAAATGGAATGGACATACCAAAAGATAGAGTAAACTGCAAGTTTCTTTTGGACCTAGAGTCAACAGTGAAGAACTCTGAACACTGGCAAGAAGGGTGTTAAAAAGACCTGGACTCCATCCATGCACTGGCCAGAAAGCAAGTGCTGATGCAATAAGATGACAGACAGCTCCATAACCAACAGCATAATCAGGATATGGAGATACTAAATCTGCTGCACATGCAGCTAGCTTGGGGCTACAATTACCAGGATTTGATCAGTGTAAAGAAGTAAGATTCTCTAACAAGATGCAAAGCAAAAGGAACTAAGAGATACCTTATTTCCCTGTGCAATCGTAAAAGAGCAttcattaattttgtatttCTGTGTTGCTCCTTTGCTTCCTAAAATGCAATCAAAACAATCTTAGTTTTTTACCTTGTGTTGCAGAAGGTACTGTACCTCTAATAGAAGAATTTCAGTCTTTTACcaaaaagaaattgaagataAAAGAAGGGTAAATATAACACAAATAGCCAGAAAAGAAACCTAAGCTAAAGATAACACAAATAATATAACACTTAAGTCCTATGGATACTCCTCAAATAGCATCATACGTGCTCATTAGTTAAAAACCATAAGATGTTAAAATGTAAATTCATCAGTGCTATCGATATAGATAACAGAAAATATTGGTGacccaaaaaaaaatcatttatgaaaaatattgaaagtaATTACTGGTAATGCAGAACCATTgcagacaaaaaagaaaatcaacacATGCATATAGTTAATTTACAACTTcagaaataaattgtaatactaaaattatcaaaagaaaaccaaataagtaataataacaTAACCACAAActcaaataacaataaaaccaaattaaaacaccACCAAATTCATGTTATAGAcctaaaataacaactaaatataaGATAATGTCCGAAATTTCTAATTATATAATGGATGTTCTTGAACTAACATGTTCAGATGCCGTTCAAGTTGCTGTAAAATAGGTGACCAAACGTTTCAGATATTCAGAGAATAATtattgagaagaaaaaaagaatttaggGAGGGTCGGAGGCACTGAACAAAGaggaaatataaagaaaaatgaaaataaaagagcaCTTGCAGTGGAACTAGAGGTGCTGCAGCAGCAGGAGGACGACAGCAGGAAGGCAGTGATGTGACAGCACCAGTGTTGTATTGGGACAGCTGCACTGGAAACAGAGCAGGATGCATAGGCATGGAGTGTGTGAACCATAGGAGCTGCAGGTGGGGTGCTTAAGGATGGGGTGGGCTGTGTTAAGTTTATTTTCtgatgtagatgtttgggtttGGGTGGGGTTGTTTACCCCAAACCCTCTGCTTTAAAAAGAAAGGCTATTGGGCTGACCCAACATGCATTACTCCGAACATAgaaatataagagaaaaaaattaaggcTCCAAGCGCCTTGGGTCAGATCCCATTGACCCAAggcttcttctttatttatgcAGATGATGGCCTCGTTGTTCAAGATTTCCCCCATTGCCACACCCAATTGCACTTTGGATGCAAGGGGCCACTATGAGCCGCCATGAAAAACCTGATTTGTCACCACCATGTTGTTGCAGCCAACAGAAAGTTGGCCACCAAAACCGTGGCTATTTTTCAAAAACACTGATTCTTTAAGGAACAATATATTTCTTGAGTATTGATAACGATTCAAAAAGATTAACTAATTACCACAATCTGAAGTTAAAATCTATAGGCTAGACAGCAACAATGGGTAAAAAGAAATCTTAGACAGAAGGAGTAAAAGAATGTATCTAAATCTCCATCTAGTTCCTTGGACATAATCCACTATCTTCGGCAAAGAGTCATCTGGGCGTGAGTTAATTCTGCCATCACATCTTCCTTCAACCCATTCAAGACCTCATGCATATTTGCTTTAACCCAGTACCATTTCATACAGGTTTTGCATCGCCTAGGACTGGAACCTCCAATCACAGCATCAAAAAAATCAGTCCAGGATAGGTTTTGTAAGTAATCCTCCCACCATTGGAATGGCATTGACAAAACCAGTCCAAGGATGTACACTAGTTAATGTGGGATCTCATAAAGAAACCATAGTAGCACTAAACTTCTAGCAAATCAATAGCCTCCATGCCACACCCTTCCCCAATCAGTCACTCTTTTGAgttcaaaatataattgaacCTAATTGACCCATTCATCCAACCATAAGCATCATCTCTAAGGAATAGGGTAATCTCCCAATTCCTGAATCATACTTCAACCCATCCAGTTCTTGCTCCTCCTTTCACCATTTCCAACATTTCTAGCACCTTTAATGTTGTTTCCACCCAAAAGATTCACCAGGTTCTTCTGCTCTTTACATGTTGAAGTTGACCCTTAAGGTAGATCTTCCAGTTTCTTTATCCTCGTTAGTCAATCTTTAAGTTGAAACTTCATCCCTCCCTGTTTCCTGCCAATCACCTCTCCATTACTTATCCAAGATTCAAAGCCTCTCTCCAAGAACTCTAAAGTAGCCTCTAATTACCAATTTCAAACTAACTATCCCAACTAAGCACCTGTTTGGTTTTTGAAGCAATATAGCCTAACATACATTTGAACAAGCACACAAAAATATTGCTATCACGTTTTATGTGCCTCATAGCATTTGCAACAAATCCCACATGAGTAACAAATCACCCATACTCAGTATATATTACATCATTTAAAAAAGGCTTAGTTAAGTTTTAAATTCTTGATAAATTGGGGAACTTTTAATTAAGTccctattaaatttttatggcCTATTGGGTTTTCAACAAAATTAGATTTTCAATTGGGTTTCTACTGTTTAACTTTTCTGTCAAGTGGGTCATGTGAGTTTTATCTTATACATCACCTTGAGTTAGGAGACTGCGGAACAAGGGTGGTGGTGTTGGAGTTGTGCATAAAGGTCGTGTAGGACATCTGATAGAAAGTTTTGGATCACAGAAACAACATCGTATAGGGGAGATAATGGTCCCATGAGGTAAACTTGCCAAACACTTTCACTTTTTGAGAACTGTAATGAGCTAATTTTTCTTATAGTCATACCAATGAAGTGAAAGTGTTTATTCTGAATGCTAAGGTGAATGCTAATGTGAAGCATGACAAGGtagaagaaaacacagatttttttttataaagaactaagGAGGATTTTATTTGCAGCCAGAAAAGAGGAAAGAGTTGGTggagaattataaaattataaaataacaaaattataatattataaaataacatgtgATGACAACTAAGCAAGGTGACGGAACAAGATAACCGCCACCCATGTCACTCAGTTAATGGTCACAACATCCggttaacaataaaaattaagtagtggggactcaattgaaaaatataattcatttgAGTACCTAATAGACCatacaaatttaataagaactcaattgaaaattttcaaatctaTCATGGACTTGAAACTTAAGCCTTTAAAAGGGGTTTTCATGGCAACCAAAGAAACCCAAAACTTAATTAAGCCTTTAAAATGGGTTTCATGGCAACCAAAGAAACCCAATCACATATGTTTAAAATTGAGTTAGGCTTGTCACATTTTAATATGGTATTGAAGTCTATACCCAATATGAACATTGAACCACACATATATGTCCAGTCCAAGGCATGAGAGAAGAGTTAATGTTCCACAAAAGCTAGTCTTATCTCAACCTCACCAACAGGTTTGTAAGATGAGAATTACATCCCTCTTATATATAGTATAATTCAGCTTTATTCCTAGTCGATTTGAGGTTTCTAACACACCCACACGTGTCGAGGAATGAACATCACAAGTGTGAGATTAGATAACTATGAATGGTCTAACAAGAGCCCGATAACGGTGGTATAATGGCCCCAAAGAACTAGACTGATAGGCTTTGATACCATTTCAAATTTTGAGAGAACAATATATCTCTTctatatttcaataattaagcCATTGGACCAGTAAATACGTGTGCCTGCTGGTTACTTTAGGAAATATAGAGAGATAATTTTAAGGAAACAAATCCATGTAACTATGGGATtgtttttaaatacataattctAGTATTAAAAGCAAGATACAcctataataaagaataaaattatggCATGGATAAGACAcaaaaaaaatcctaacacaCATAATGAACAACACAGTTTTGACATTAGAAAGTAAgtttaaatctaactcatctTCACTAAATTGGCTTGTAAGGTGACTATTGCACCCCACTTATGTATTATAATCCGGTCTTATTTGTAGTTGATGTGGGATCTTCAACAGCTAGCTTTTAAAGTTATGTTATGctcaatatttttctaatagagacttcaaattaaatttcacaGAAACTTCaattaaaggaaaaattaaaaGCAAACCAACTGAAGTAATAAAGACTCCTTTATTAACTGGTTTCCATAGTTATCTAGAACACATAATAGCGTGGCACATCTCCATAATAGGAAAGGCCAAAGATCCTTTGCTCAATGATAGACATCATATCATGCTTCATCAAGTGGGCCTCAGTTAGTGGCCGTCAGATGCAAGGGTGACTTTTTTAGCTCAGACATAATGTAAACCCAAACAAAACTACAAATGTACAAATTTTTAAGGTTTGAGATGTAATTACCAATCAAAATGTAATAATCAATTCCAACTCTATAAACTGTTCAAACtctttataaactattttttttgttagtagGATATGTGCTCACATTTCAGATGTAGATTGTTCCGAAATTCCAATATAATCAAACCATCACATAAAAACACCAATATTCTATTAAGGACAGACCTGTAATTTCTGCAGTAATGTAATAAGTAGCACCAGTGATGGAACCAAGAGATCAACTATGTTCAGCTCACGATTACGTTCTAGGAGTAAATCTGAAGTAGTATTGCATTCTGTACCCTCGTCTACAAGATAATCTGTTCAAAGATATGGAACATTACATTTTGCAAACCTATAGAGAAGTAACTAATCTAATTGCATAAATTTAGTAGCCTACCCTAACCAGATACCAGAATTAACAATTAAATGTatgattatgaaaaaatttaagaCAATATAACATGTCTGTCAAACAGCAATTTTCTTGAAAAGTGTTTGTAGCATTAACTAACTAATCTGATACATAATGCATATCAAATATTATGAAGAGAAGGCAACCTATTCTAAATTTGTAATGAACTTACCATAATTGTTCGTGGACCTCTCAAGCATGAATCTGCAGTTCACCAAAATGGCATAAATAACTATTACAGCACCTTCATCATAGAGTGTCGCAGCAACAATCTGCATTGGTTAAAAGTGTCATAAGAAAGGacataattttaaatggaaTTATTCTAAATAGATTATTACATACTGGGTTCTCagaaataaaagacaaaatccTTATTGCTGTTGTCAACTGTGCCAAAGAAGAATCACGAAGAGTGACACCATCAAAGGACTTTTCAGATATAAATTTTCCAAGATTCTCCATAACATTAATATCAGAGCCACTAGAAGGGTCTCCAACAACATTTTCCACATCGGTCAGATCTGAAACTAAGATGCTAGTCGAAGTTAATTGGGCATCCCCTCCTGAAGCCAATACAGCAGCATAACGCAGGAGACCAATTCCCCCATGTTTGTGGTATACTACGCCAGCATCAATCCATTCCAACAACCGCGAGGGAGCATCTTTTCTATTGGACCCTGGAGAAGAGAAATGCAAAGCCCTATGTAGTTCCATGGCATGTCCAATCCATGAACCCAAAGAAGAAGATGTGGAATCTGTAACAATGGCTTCAATGATCTCAGCAACTGAGTGAAATATTGTAAGATTTACCGCTGAAGATCCTGAATACAGTAGAGTTAGAACTAGCAGTTTAGACCACTAAAGAAGAAATCATGTCAATACCATGTCTGTGTATAAGAAAGAGATAGAGTGACTTGAGTACCACTGTTTTTCCCAAGAGATTCAGATTCCTTGAATGAACACAGTGCTTCAATTAAGATGGAAACAGCCtacagaaaagaaaataatcataCTATAAAAGAGCGACAAATAAGCAATTTATTACGTACTAAAATGTCTAATACCACAAATAATAACTCCATTCTGGAACCCAAACTACCTTTGTAGCATTTACATCTAATTTCTGTAACTGCAGATTAGCACTGAATTTATTATGGACAAAAGAATGAAATTTCACAATACGCTAGGAGGCATTTGTAAGAGTTTCCATAGATATTATGTGGGTTTCTACCCTTATAAGCACCTTTTAGCTTATTTAAATAAGCTTCTTGGCACACAAATTATTTCTAACTTCTTTAATTGGTTTTACGGTCAAATTTGAGATAATCTCTAATGTGATAAGAGCTACCCTAGTGCTTAATAAAGTTGTTCACTCAAACTCCTCAGACATTGAAGAGTTCTGCCGGGAAAATTCACAGCTAACATATATGAGCATATTACTTAATAATAATCCAGCCACCCAAGTGAGTAAAAGCCAACAGACAATACAAACAAATACAATCATATAGCATAAGCCTCCTTATGCAGTATTATTGAAGCTAATATTTCAGTGCATACCTCAGGAAAATTTCCCAAAGCTAATAATGCCTGGCGCCCACAATCAGATCTACAAATCATCCGCAAGTTTAATTTAGAACTTAAACTGTATAAGAATATTTAAGATTCAATTCAAATAAGGCAATTGGCACCGTAAAAGCATAGAGAGTTCCCAGACAATCCATAGGAACTCTTCTGACTGTGGATTCGATGAAAGCAGACTGTCAGTGACATTGGCCTAGGCAATCACAGAAATCATCTCAATTAGATACAAaccaaaaacaaagttaaaactCCAGGGAAAAACCAGCAGAAAGAGCAGTAACAAAGCAAAACAGTGGGcgtgaaattatatttttgttgcaCAACTAACCATTTTTAAATGCATCTCAATTATCATCCCTATCTCCAGTGGACTACAAAAGAAACCCTTTGAAATCAAAATGGAAGCATATTGAAGAGGAATACAATTTTCCTTATTGCCTCGGTGACCACCCCTAAGAGCAAGGATTAATGTACTCGAAAGTTCAGCATCCTGCAAAAGGAATATCAAGCCTACAACGGTAGAGAGTTAATCAAATTACTTGACATCTCACCTGCATAATAATTGATGAAACTGATGAGAGTGTTATTTGTAACCAACCTGAACGACTAAAAAGGAAAGACAGGATCACAGCCTCAACTGATGATGTGACATCCATGAAGAGTCCCAAGGCATGGCCCCTCTCCGAGCGCAAAAAAGATGATGACAACAATGCGGTTGATAATGAAAGAAAACCCTTCTCCTGCAAAATGAAAATAGTCTCCAGCTCTCACATTCCAATACCATCTCCTTTATTAATTTACAGATACAGAAAAAATTACAGATTTTACTTGAGGCAGACACATGATGTTTAAGTTAGACAAGATGCATCTCAAACAACAGCAGGCAacatttctgaaaaaaaaaaaaaaaaacattgacaaaacGGTATACCTTCAAAAGCCCCAATAAATGTGAATCAATATCACAATCTGAAAAGCAACAACTTGAAGAGCTTATCAAGCTGGAAGTTGTTTTATATGACAACAATCCATCTGTTTGACCAGTAATCAGTGATCTGCTTGCACAAGCTATGGGAGAAGGATCTTCAATTGGACCACGCGAATTTATCAATTTCTGCATTAGTACTTGTTAACAAACATTAacaataaacttttttaaagttaaaattgaaaaaaacaagtaaaaaaaaaacatagtggggaaatataaaatagaattcTGCATATTACTACTTTATAATACTGCTAAGCCATAATTGATCAAATTAAAACTGACCAGGAGCTTTCTGAGCAAAATTTCAGCTGAGCTGAGCATATTCAGTGTGACATCTGTAATCCTGCCAACAGTACTGACATTTTCCAGCACAGAAAGAACTGCTGACTggcaaaaattaaattattacaagaTAAAGATGGAGTTTAGAAATGCAAAGAAACATTTATATCAAGCACAatcattggaaaaaaaataccTCATATCTAGAAGCAATTTCATAAAATCGTAAGCGATGAAGCAAATAGGTTGCAAGAGAAGCAACATCGTGACGAGGTTTTGACAATATCAGCTTCACCAAATGGCTGTAACCTTCACTGATACCAGAGGGAATACTTTCATCTTCCCGAGGCCACCAACCTAAAAAGGCTTCACATCCCACAGAATACCTAGTAGCCCGCTCTATAACACCAAGAAGCAGTAGCATGATAGTAGTAGAATTTTGCCCATCCTTGGAAAAGAACATCCTCAGGTGCTCCATTCCCCCACCACTAACAAACTGAAAACAACTCTCTCTAGCAGAACATAGCAAATAAGACATGCTCAATCCTAATAAGGCATGCTCCTTCTGCAATTAAGCAAGCAGATACATTAGCGAGGGGGGGAAGATGAACAGAAAACACACGCAAATAAGCAATATAGGGAGAAATGCAATTTGATTCTAACTTTCTCAACTAATAGGAAGATGCTAGTAGAAGAATTgacaaaaaaacaatttattaccTGGGAAAGGCAGTTATCCCCTATACATGAAGAGTGTATTTGGAAATGAAAGTACCGGTTAAACATATCCACTAACATTTTGGAATCCAACATTTCAGCTTCCATTTCAAGATAATTGCCCTCTGATGAACACTCAGAAGATTCACTCCTAGATTTCTTATGAAGAACCTTATAAACCTCAAGAAGCTCTTTTCTTGCCTCATTAATAGCACTGTGCAGCTCTTCCAAATTCTCAGACCCCTTCCACATCTGATATCTCCCACTGATTGATTCACATATGTCACTGGAAATGTAAGAAGAAATTGCAGACACTActgtatttacaattttatgtcCAGCATCCCCAAGATCTGAAAACTCCAAAATTTTTAGCATCAACTGTAGAAAAATATTGACTTCAAGAGAAATATTTGTTGCAGGAACTGGAATAGACAACACGTTCAGAGAAGAACGTGAATCACGAATTGTAAAATTAGTAGAGTGTAATGCAGGCGGCAGGTCTTCAAGCTTCCCCTCAGTAGAATCAACAAGATCAGTCAATGCATTGTCATCAATATCAATGTTAAACTGACCCAGATCTTCTGCTGTGTTGCCATATATAACCAAACTCAGACTGCGATAGCTG is a window from the Vigna unguiculata cultivar IT97K-499-35 chromosome 7, ASM411807v1, whole genome shotgun sequence genome containing:
- the LOC114191975 gene encoding protein virilizer homolog isoform X2 — protein: MLSSAEILLRKLLKLINSRGPIEDPSPIACASRSLITGQTDGLLSYKTTSSLISSSSCCFSDCDIDSHLLGLLKEKGFLSLSTALLSSSFLRSERGHALGLFMDVTSSVEAVILSFLFSRSGLIFLLQDAELSSTLILALRGGHRGNKENCIPLQYASILISKGFFCSPLEIGMIIEMHLKMANVTDSLLSSNPQSEEFLWIVWELSMLLRSDCGRQALLALGNFPEAVSILIEALCSFKESESLGKNSGSSAVNLTIFHSVAEIIEAIVTDSTSSSLGSWIGHAMELHRALHFSSPGSNRKDAPSRLLEWIDAGVVYHKHGGIGLLRYAAVLASGGDAQLTSTSILVSDLTDVENVVGDPSSGSDINVMENLGKFISEKSFDGVTLRDSSLAQLTTAIRILSFISENPIVAATLYDEGAVIVIYAILVNCRFMLERSTNNYDYLVDEGTECNTTSDLLLERNRELNIVDLLVPSLVLLITLLQKLQEAKEQHRNTKLMNALLRLHREISPKLAACAADLVSPYPDYAVGYGAVCHLIASALAFWPVHGWSPGLFNTLLASVQSSSLLTLGPKETCSLLYLLSDLFPEEDIWLWTSGMPLLTARRMLGIGTILGPQKERHVNWYLESGHLEKLVGQLGPHLDKIAEIIEHYAISALGVIQDLLRVFVIRISCQNPKYASMLIKPVLSSIIHHVSESSSPSDTDAYKILRLLDFLVSLLEHPLGKALLLREGTLQILTKLLDRCFVIIDDGKQTPDRSSARCSFNIYNWCLPIFKFIMLLFHSETSEHYPQRHDFKNFEKMSDEDCALILRYILKGCQVLPVGKELLACLTAFKELASCGEGQMAFGTTHLGIHSLSYELDPQKGDRNMNYSVSSVAEWRKCPPLLSCWMKLLKSMDDTKEGLSTYAIEAVYALSVGSIQFCMNGNSLNSDRVVALKYLFGILDDTTTSVGFPEENINYILQLSALLSSKAAMDDCLVTAYSQIPLHQVSESVKSLSLILESPAGSMKFEDAVLPQYEVLGFSNTHQLLENSVEKIDDHLYAGGLGDKFLWECPEILPDRLTQTNLAAKRKLPSMDGPVRRARGENFQGDISSQNAFSRGAAQSTVSSGTTRRDAFRHRKPNTSRPPSMHVDDYVARERIVEGVTNVISVPRAGSTGGRPPSIHVDEFMARQRERQNPSATVVGEAVGHLKNASPVKPSDMEKLNKSKQLKTDLDDDLQGIDIVFDGEESDPDDKLLFPQLDDNLQQPAPVIVEQSSPHSIVEETGSDVVDSGQFSQVGTPLRSNIDENAQSEFSSKISGSRPDMSLTRESSVSSDRKYVEQADDLKNVQVKPSGRYDSTASNTSFPMSLYNNPSSSMQLPADSRMVSQNYLLKNSPQHGGIASGSQGLYDQRFLPNQPPLPPMPPPPTVSPIISHATDSVPSQSTSFVNSQAGTQRPVAFQVQLDYPSPFNNGSTALASSIPMPDSKYSRTSVSSPGGPNRVAPPLPPTPPPFVSSQYNLSSIKTSGSQPSMYNQTSMGTTELSQASIASSGARLSSYPNPPMGFSRPASMPLTMFGNVPNQQQTENQPNILQNVSVPPSSYQSMHTVTQLQPLQPPQLTRPPQPPQLRPPVQALQQLEQGMAVQSNVQVHQINMLQQSQVPSMQTYYQTQQQQFSHDQLQPQPHVEYTQQPGDGQSQQQADAGMSLHEYFKSPEAIQSLLRDRDKLCQLLEQHPKLMQMLQDKLGQL